The Streptomyces sp. NBC_00691 genome has a segment encoding these proteins:
- the thpD gene encoding ectoine hydroxylase, with product MPSAPTRPVDLYPTRGPKEELIGRKDPVVWSEPGTAGPFWARELEEYDRDGFISVDEIVTPDEVDVLRAELDRLVSDPAVRADERSIVEPRSQEIRSVFEVHRMSEVFGRLAEDPRIVGRARQILGSDVYVHQSRVNVKPGFGASGFYWHSDFETWHAEDGLPRMRTVSVSIALTPNHTTNGSLMIMPGSHRTFLGCAGATPKDNYKRSLQMQDAGTPSHEALTTFADACGIRHFTGAAGSATWFDCNALHGSGDNITPYPRSNVFLVFNSVENQPEAPFAAPVRRPSYIAAPAWDHV from the coding sequence ATGCCCTCCGCACCCACCCGCCCCGTCGACCTCTACCCCACCCGTGGCCCCAAGGAGGAACTGATCGGCCGCAAGGACCCCGTGGTGTGGTCCGAGCCCGGTACGGCGGGCCCCTTCTGGGCCCGTGAACTGGAGGAGTACGACCGCGACGGCTTCATCTCGGTGGACGAGATCGTCACACCGGACGAGGTCGACGTGCTCCGGGCGGAGCTGGACCGGCTCGTCTCCGACCCCGCCGTACGGGCGGACGAACGATCGATCGTCGAGCCCCGGTCCCAGGAGATACGTTCCGTCTTCGAGGTGCACCGGATGAGCGAGGTCTTCGGCCGGCTCGCCGAGGACCCGCGGATCGTCGGGCGCGCCCGCCAGATCCTCGGCTCCGACGTCTACGTCCACCAGTCGCGGGTGAACGTCAAGCCCGGCTTCGGGGCCAGCGGCTTCTACTGGCACTCGGACTTCGAGACCTGGCACGCGGAGGACGGCCTCCCGAGGATGCGGACCGTGTCGGTGTCGATCGCGCTCACGCCGAACCACACCACCAACGGCAGCCTGATGATCATGCCGGGTTCGCACCGCACGTTCCTCGGCTGCGCCGGTGCGACGCCGAAGGACAACTACAAGCGGTCGCTCCAGATGCAGGACGCCGGCACGCCCTCCCACGAGGCGCTGACCACGTTCGCCGACGCCTGCGGCATCCGCCACTTCACGGGCGCGGCCGGCTCCGCCACGTGGTTCGACTGCAACGCCCTGCACGGGTCGGGCGACAACATCACCCCGTACCCGCGCAGCAATGTCTTCCTCGTCTTCAACAGCGTCGAGAACCAGCCGGAGGCGCCGTTCGCCGCCCCGGTCCGGCGGCCCTCCTACATCGCGGCGCCCGCGTGGGACCACGTGTGA
- a CDS encoding ectoine synthase, translated as MIVRTFDELENTERHVRSASGTWESKRIVLARERVGFSLHETVLYAGTETAMWYANHVEAVVCTAGEAELTDHETGRTYTILPGTMYLLDGHERHTLKVKADFRCLCVFNPPVTGREDHDENGVYPLLTEPEPAADDA; from the coding sequence ATGATCGTCCGTACCTTCGACGAGCTGGAGAACACCGAGCGGCACGTGCGGTCCGCCTCGGGCACCTGGGAGAGCAAGCGCATCGTGCTGGCCCGTGAACGGGTCGGCTTCTCCCTCCACGAGACGGTGCTGTACGCCGGCACAGAGACCGCCATGTGGTACGCGAACCACGTCGAGGCCGTCGTCTGCACGGCCGGCGAGGCCGAGCTCACCGACCACGAGACGGGCCGCACGTACACGATCCTGCCCGGAACGATGTACCTGCTCGACGGGCACGAGCGCCACACCCTCAAGGTCAAGGCCGACTTCCGCTGCCTGTGCGTCTTCAACCCGCCCGTGACGGGGCGTGAGGACCACGACGAGAACGGCGTCTACCCGTTGCTCACGGAACCCGAGCCGGCGGCCGACGACGCCTGA
- a CDS encoding endonuclease I family protein: MSVVRIGRWKVWAAAFAATLVGVTLPTVAATPAGATTTAYDSTYYKNAIGKTGTSLKSSLHTIIGSQSKISYDAVWNALKVTDQDPANTNNVILLYSGTSRSKSLNGGDVGDWNREHTWAQSHGNFGTSAGPGTDLHHLRAADVQVNSIRGNKDFDNGGSAVSGAPGSYTDSNSFEPRDADKGDVARMILYMAVRYEGDDAWADLEPNESTTNGSVRFHGRLSILKQWNEQDPPSAFEERRNDVIYTTYQGNRNPFIDHPEWVEAIW, encoded by the coding sequence ATGTCCGTTGTGCGGATCGGCAGATGGAAGGTGTGGGCAGCGGCTTTCGCCGCCACCCTCGTCGGCGTCACGCTCCCCACGGTCGCCGCTACCCCCGCCGGCGCCACCACCACCGCGTACGACAGCACGTACTACAAGAACGCGATCGGCAAGACCGGCACGAGCCTCAAGTCCTCGCTGCACACCATCATCGGCAGCCAGAGCAAGATCTCGTACGACGCGGTCTGGAACGCGCTGAAGGTCACCGACCAGGACCCCGCCAACACCAACAACGTCATCCTGCTCTACAGCGGGACCTCTCGGAGCAAGAGCCTCAACGGCGGCGACGTCGGCGACTGGAACCGCGAGCACACCTGGGCCCAGTCCCACGGCAACTTCGGCACCTCGGCCGGCCCCGGCACCGATCTGCACCATCTGCGCGCGGCGGACGTCCAGGTCAACAGCATCCGCGGCAACAAGGACTTCGACAACGGCGGCAGCGCCGTCAGCGGCGCCCCCGGCAGCTACACGGACAGCAACTCGTTCGAGCCGCGCGACGCCGACAAGGGCGACGTGGCCCGGATGATCCTCTACATGGCCGTCCGCTACGAGGGCGACGACGCCTGGGCCGACCTGGAGCCCAACGAGTCGACCACCAACGGCAGCGTCCGCTTCCACGGCCGTCTCTCGATCCTGAAGCAGTGGAACGAGCAGGACCCGCCGAGCGCCTTCGAGGAGCGTCGCAACGACGTCATCTACACCACCTACCAGGGCAACCGGAACCCGTTCATCGACCACCCGGAGTGGGTCGAGGCGATCTGGTAG
- a CDS encoding ATP-binding protein produces MKTWSDTRPPAPRADPWGAGSVGSPPVGTPAQARQLVRHTLAGLGPLHPSQVEDLLLVTSELVTNAHRHGGGVTGFGIGIGRDRVTVSVSDASGQAPLYERREELRPGGYGWPIVLRLCREVTVDAGPNGKTIHAAVTVDR; encoded by the coding sequence ATGAAGACCTGGAGCGACACCCGGCCCCCGGCTCCCCGGGCGGACCCGTGGGGCGCCGGAAGCGTCGGCTCGCCCCCGGTCGGTACCCCGGCCCAGGCGCGGCAGCTCGTCCGTCACACCCTCGCGGGGCTCGGCCCCCTGCATCCCTCCCAGGTCGAGGACCTGCTGCTCGTCACCTCGGAGCTGGTCACGAACGCGCACCGGCACGGAGGCGGCGTCACCGGCTTCGGGATCGGGATCGGACGCGACCGGGTGACGGTGTCCGTGTCCGACGCCAGCGGGCAGGCCCCGCTGTACGAGCGCCGCGAGGAGCTGCGTCCCGGCGGCTACGGCTGGCCGATCGTGCTCCGTCTGTGCCGTGAGGTGACCGTGGACGCGGGGCCGAACGGAAAGACGATCCACGCCGCGGTGACGGTCGACCGATGA
- a CDS encoding VWA domain-containing protein gives MITRKRLATGACALLAALSVALLPTGATADAPVAKESPKVELVLDVSGSMRAKDIDGKSRMAAAKQAFNEVLDAVPSEVQLGIRTLGADYPGQDRKQGCKDTRQLYPVGPLDRTEAKTAVATLAPTGWTPIGPALLGAAKDLEGGEATRRIVLITDGEDTCAPLDPCQVAREIAAKGIHLVIDTLGLVPDAKTRQQLTCIAEATGGTYTSVHRTEDLSRRVRQLVDRAADPVVTPVATEGALRCADAPQLKPGLYTDREAFGQHRWYRVDLLPGQELRASVSVSADRAVNDDYGVLLRAVTRHGREIVRGSEAGDGRTDVISTGLRYPKPELDDEPGDGKPAAETVCLQVSNSFSAPPSVKTTPGMPIELTVDVVDGPSTASDVASFGLGRGWWLLGALVLVGFVAGLLWGWLSRWRVAVWRTH, from the coding sequence ATGATCACGAGAAAACGGCTGGCGACCGGGGCCTGCGCGCTGCTCGCCGCCCTGAGCGTCGCGCTCCTGCCGACAGGCGCGACCGCGGACGCGCCGGTGGCGAAGGAATCCCCCAAGGTCGAGCTGGTCCTCGACGTGAGCGGCTCCATGCGGGCCAAGGACATCGACGGCAAGTCCCGCATGGCCGCGGCCAAGCAGGCCTTCAACGAGGTCCTCGACGCGGTGCCCTCGGAGGTCCAGCTGGGCATCCGTACCCTGGGCGCCGACTACCCCGGGCAGGACCGCAAGCAGGGCTGCAAGGACACCCGGCAGCTCTACCCGGTGGGCCCGCTCGACCGGACCGAGGCCAAGACCGCCGTCGCCACCCTGGCACCGACCGGCTGGACCCCGATCGGTCCCGCGCTGCTCGGAGCGGCGAAGGACCTGGAGGGCGGTGAGGCCACCCGGCGGATCGTGCTCATCACGGACGGCGAGGACACCTGTGCCCCGCTCGACCCGTGCCAGGTGGCGCGCGAGATCGCGGCCAAGGGCATCCATCTCGTCATCGACACCCTGGGCCTGGTGCCGGACGCCAAGACCCGGCAGCAGCTCACCTGCATCGCGGAGGCCACCGGAGGCACGTACACCTCCGTCCACCGCACCGAGGACCTCTCCCGCCGGGTCCGGCAGCTGGTCGACCGTGCCGCCGACCCGGTGGTCACGCCCGTGGCCACCGAGGGCGCGCTGCGCTGCGCCGACGCCCCGCAGCTCAAGCCCGGTCTGTACACCGACCGCGAGGCCTTCGGCCAGCACCGCTGGTACCGGGTGGACCTGCTTCCCGGCCAGGAACTCCGCGCCTCCGTCAGCGTGTCGGCCGACCGCGCCGTCAACGACGACTACGGCGTGCTGCTGCGCGCCGTCACCCGTCACGGCCGGGAGATCGTCCGTGGCTCCGAGGCCGGCGACGGGCGCACCGACGTGATCTCGACGGGTCTGCGCTACCCGAAGCCGGAGCTCGACGACGAGCCCGGGGACGGCAAGCCCGCCGCGGAGACGGTCTGTCTCCAGGTCAGCAACTCGTTCTCCGCTCCCCCGTCGGTCAAGACGACGCCGGGCATGCCCATCGAGCTGACGGTGGACGTCGTCGACGGCCCGTCGACCGCGTCGGACGTGGCCTCGTTCGGTCTCGGCCGCGGCTGGTGGCTGCTCGGCGCGCTGGTGCTCGTCGGCTTCGTGGCCGGTCTGCTCTGGGGCTGGCTGTCCCGCTGGCGCGTCGCTGTCTGGAGGACCCACTGA
- a CDS encoding MerR family transcriptional regulator, which produces MRIGELSERTGTPRRLLRYYEEQGLIVADRLPNGYRVYDESNLDRVMQIRGLLDAGLPTRIIKQILPCLNKPRIIHFPDATPEMLATLEDERDRMTERIRCLTRNRDAVAEYLDAVREKPAPSV; this is translated from the coding sequence ATGAGGATCGGGGAACTGTCGGAGCGCACCGGAACACCACGTCGGCTGCTGCGCTACTACGAGGAGCAGGGTCTCATCGTCGCGGACCGGCTGCCGAACGGCTACCGGGTCTACGACGAGTCGAACCTGGACCGGGTCATGCAGATCCGGGGTCTGCTCGACGCCGGTCTGCCGACCAGGATCATCAAGCAGATCCTGCCCTGCCTGAACAAGCCGCGGATCATTCACTTCCCGGACGCCACCCCGGAGATGCTGGCCACCCTGGAGGACGAGCGGGACCGGATGACGGAACGGATCCGCTGCCTCACCCGGAACCGGGACGCGGTGGCGGAGTATCTGGACGCGGTACGGGAGAAGCCGGCGCCGTCCGTCTGA
- the ectA gene encoding diaminobutyrate acetyltransferase, producing MTPLTTGLTTTTPRTTPPTIADGAELWRIARGSGELDLNSPYSYLLWCRDFAGTTTVARDTSGRPIGFVTGYLRPDEPETLFVWQIAVEGSHRGSGVAGTLLDALSAQVAAEHGISRIEATVTPGNLASDRLFRSFARRHGAEVTQEVLFPAAAFPAAGHESEVLYRIGPLGPQAR from the coding sequence ATGACCCCGTTGACCACAGGCCTTACGACCACGACTCCCCGCACCACTCCTCCGACGATCGCGGACGGCGCCGAGCTCTGGCGGATCGCACGCGGCTCGGGCGAGCTCGACCTCAACTCGCCGTACAGCTATCTGCTGTGGTGCCGCGACTTCGCCGGCACGACCACGGTCGCCCGTGACACCTCCGGACGCCCGATCGGCTTCGTGACCGGCTACCTGCGCCCCGACGAGCCGGAGACCCTCTTCGTCTGGCAGATCGCCGTCGAGGGTTCGCACCGCGGAAGCGGGGTAGCCGGGACCCTGCTCGACGCTCTGTCCGCGCAGGTCGCGGCCGAGCACGGGATCAGCCGGATCGAGGCGACCGTGACCCCGGGGAACCTCGCCTCCGACCGGTTGTTCCGGTCGTTCGCTCGCCGGCACGGCGCGGAGGTGACGCAGGAGGTGCTGTTCCCGGCCGCCGCGTTCCCCGCGGCGGGACACGAGTCCGAGGTGCTGTACCGCATCGGCCCCCTCGGCCCGCAGGCCCGCTGA
- a CDS encoding MFS transporter — MANDTTAAARSAAPTTPASPPAAAPSGRLPLLALLALATAVFVTSLTETLPAGVLPGMSADLGVGEAAMGQAVTVYALGTALTAVPLAARTAAWRRKRLLLTSVAGFAAANTVTAVSTSYALTMGARFLAGVAAGVAWALLAGYARRIAPAHLQGRAVAVAMTGIPLALSLGVPAGTFLGDAVGWRAAFTAMTVIAVALLGWIALAVPDLAGEAHGGRAPVARTLRVPGVLPVLAVTFTLVLAHTVLYTYVAAYLGHLGLAGSTGLVLLVFGVASLAGIWFTGRRIDRALRALTLTGTILVAVAAAVLAVPAGSTVLVLTAAALWGFGWGGAPTLLQTAVADAGGEHADTAQTLLVSLWNAAMAGGGIAGGVLLDVLGAGALSWSVLVLLVPVVAIVAGARVHGFPARPAARR, encoded by the coding sequence ATGGCCAACGACACGACAGCGGCGGCCCGTTCCGCCGCGCCCACCACTCCCGCGAGTCCTCCCGCCGCCGCCCCCTCCGGCCGGCTCCCGCTCCTCGCGCTGCTCGCCCTCGCCACCGCCGTCTTCGTCACCAGCCTCACCGAGACCCTCCCCGCCGGTGTCCTGCCGGGCATGAGCGCCGACCTCGGCGTCGGCGAGGCCGCCATGGGCCAGGCGGTCACCGTCTACGCCCTGGGCACCGCCCTCACCGCCGTCCCCCTGGCGGCCCGCACCGCCGCGTGGCGGCGCAAGCGCCTGCTGCTCACCTCGGTCGCCGGATTCGCCGCCGCCAACACCGTGACGGCCGTCTCCACCTCGTACGCCCTCACCATGGGCGCCCGGTTCCTCGCCGGGGTCGCCGCGGGCGTCGCCTGGGCCCTGCTCGCCGGATACGCCCGGCGCATCGCCCCGGCGCACCTCCAGGGCCGGGCCGTCGCCGTGGCCATGACCGGCATCCCCCTGGCGCTCTCCCTCGGTGTGCCGGCCGGCACCTTCCTGGGTGACGCCGTGGGCTGGCGGGCCGCCTTCACCGCCATGACCGTGATCGCCGTCGCGCTCCTCGGCTGGATCGCCCTCGCGGTCCCCGACCTGGCGGGCGAGGCGCACGGCGGACGCGCCCCGGTCGCCCGGACCCTGCGGGTGCCCGGCGTCCTCCCGGTCCTGGCCGTCACGTTCACCCTCGTCCTGGCCCACACCGTGCTCTACACCTACGTCGCCGCCTACCTCGGCCATCTCGGTCTGGCCGGCTCCACCGGCCTCGTCCTGCTGGTCTTCGGCGTCGCGTCGCTCGCCGGCATCTGGTTCACCGGACGGCGCATCGACCGCGCGCTCCGGGCCCTGACCCTCACCGGCACGATCCTCGTGGCCGTGGCGGCCGCCGTGCTGGCCGTCCCGGCCGGAAGCACCGTGCTCGTCCTGACGGCCGCCGCGCTCTGGGGGTTCGGCTGGGGCGGCGCGCCCACCCTGCTCCAGACGGCGGTCGCCGACGCGGGCGGCGAGCACGCCGACACCGCCCAGACACTGCTCGTCAGTCTCTGGAACGCCGCCATGGCGGGGGGCGGCATCGCCGGCGGTGTCCTGCTCGACGTCCTCGGCGCGGGCGCCCTGTCCTGGAGCGTGCTCGTTCTCCTCGTCCCGGTGGTGGCGATCGTGGCGGGCGCCCGTGTCCACGGCTTCCCGGCCCGTCCGGCCGCACGTCGGTGA
- the ectB gene encoding diaminobutyrate--2-oxoglutarate transaminase, translating into MPSVFETVESEVRSYCRAWPVVFERASGSRLYDEHGRPYLDFFAGAGSLNYGHNNPVLKRALLDYLGNDGVTHGLDMSTTAKRDFLETFHSTVLEPRALPYKVMFPGPTGTNAVEAALKLARKVTGRQTVVSFTNAFHGMSLGSLAVTGNAAKRAGAGVPLHHAIRMPFDDYLDGQLPDFLWFERLLNDAGSGLDHPAAVIVETVQGEGGINVARAEWLRALAELCRRHEMLLIVDDIQMGCGRTGDFFSFEEAGITPDIVTLSKSISGYGLPMALCLFRPELDVWQPGEHNGTFRGNNPAFVTATAALDAYWRDGALRGRTLGRADRVERALLDLCGGDERTGVSVRGRGLVWGLEFADGERAEAVCRRAFETGLLVETSGPSGEVVKLLPPLTATDDELDEGLGILARSVRHTA; encoded by the coding sequence ATGCCCTCCGTCTTCGAGACCGTCGAATCGGAGGTGCGCAGCTACTGCCGTGCCTGGCCCGTCGTCTTCGAGCGCGCCAGCGGCAGCAGGCTGTACGACGAGCACGGGCGTCCGTACCTCGACTTCTTCGCCGGTGCCGGCTCGCTGAACTACGGCCACAACAACCCGGTGCTCAAGCGGGCCCTCCTCGACTACCTCGGCAACGACGGCGTCACCCACGGCCTCGACATGTCGACCACCGCCAAACGCGACTTCCTCGAGACCTTCCACTCCACGGTCCTGGAGCCGCGCGCCCTGCCCTACAAGGTGATGTTCCCGGGCCCCACCGGCACCAACGCGGTGGAGGCGGCGCTGAAGCTCGCCCGCAAGGTCACCGGGCGGCAGACGGTCGTCTCCTTCACCAACGCCTTCCACGGCATGTCGCTCGGCTCCCTCGCCGTCACCGGCAACGCAGCGAAGCGCGCCGGCGCGGGCGTCCCGCTGCACCACGCCATCCGCATGCCCTTCGACGACTACCTCGACGGGCAGCTCCCCGACTTCCTCTGGTTCGAGCGGCTCCTCAACGACGCCGGCTCCGGTCTCGACCACCCGGCGGCCGTGATCGTCGAGACCGTCCAGGGCGAGGGCGGCATCAACGTCGCACGGGCCGAGTGGCTGCGCGCGCTCGCCGAGCTCTGCCGACGGCACGAGATGCTCCTCATCGTCGACGACATCCAGATGGGCTGCGGCCGCACCGGTGACTTCTTCTCCTTCGAGGAGGCGGGCATCACGCCCGACATCGTCACCCTGTCCAAGTCCATCAGCGGCTACGGCCTGCCCATGGCCCTCTGCCTGTTCCGGCCGGAGCTCGACGTCTGGCAGCCCGGTGAGCACAACGGGACCTTCCGCGGCAACAACCCCGCCTTCGTCACCGCCACGGCCGCCCTCGACGCCTACTGGCGCGACGGCGCCCTGCGCGGACGCACCCTGGGCCGGGCGGACCGGGTGGAGCGCGCCCTCCTCGACCTGTGCGGGGGCGACGAGCGCACCGGCGTCTCCGTCCGCGGCCGCGGACTGGTGTGGGGCCTGGAGTTCGCCGACGGGGAGCGCGCCGAGGCCGTGTGCCGACGCGCCTTCGAGACCGGCCTCCTGGTGGAGACCTCGGGACCGTCCGGCGAGGTGGTCAAGCTGCTGCCGCCGCTGACCGCGACGGACGACGAACTCGACGAGGGCCTCGGCATCCTGGCCCGTTCCGTCCGCCACACCGCCTGA
- a CDS encoding (2Fe-2S)-binding protein, protein MPQHTFILNGKAVTADVEGDVRLLWVLRDVLGVTGPKYGCGVGVCRACTSHLNGKAFTPCAVPVEDLAPGDEVTTIEGLPDTVGSDLHPMQEAWLDLDVAQCGYCQPGQIMTAVAEVRRAREAGREITEADLDTIRNICRCGTYHRIRQAVLDGARRMT, encoded by the coding sequence GTGCCGCAGCACACCTTCATCCTGAACGGCAAGGCCGTCACCGCCGACGTCGAGGGCGACGTCCGGCTCCTCTGGGTCCTCCGGGACGTCCTGGGCGTCACCGGACCGAAGTACGGCTGCGGGGTCGGCGTATGCCGGGCCTGTACGAGCCACCTCAACGGCAAGGCGTTCACGCCCTGCGCCGTGCCCGTCGAGGACCTCGCCCCCGGCGACGAGGTCACCACCATCGAAGGGCTCCCCGACACCGTCGGGAGCGACCTCCATCCCATGCAGGAGGCCTGGCTCGACCTCGACGTGGCCCAGTGCGGCTACTGCCAGCCGGGCCAGATCATGACGGCCGTCGCCGAGGTCCGGCGGGCCCGGGAGGCCGGACGCGAGATCACCGAGGCGGACCTGGACACGATCCGCAACATCTGCCGGTGCGGGACGTACCACCGCATCCGGCAGGCCGTGCTGGACGGCGCGCGCAGAATGACCTGA
- a CDS encoding flavodoxin family protein, whose translation MTVPDSAQYRYDGLSALYLNCTLKRSPEVSNTEGLIERSRSVMEAQGVTTSLVRAVDLDIATGVWPDMTEHGWESDAWPALYERVMAADILVLCGPIWLGDNSSVMKRVIERLYACSSLLNSAGQYAYYGRVGGCLITGNEDGVKHCAMNVLYSLQHLGYTVPPQADAGWIGPAGPGPSYLDPGSGGPENDFTNRNTTFMAWNLMHVAGLLKRAGGIPAHGNQRSAWDAGCQPDLPNPEHR comes from the coding sequence ATGACCGTGCCCGATTCCGCCCAGTACCGGTACGACGGCCTCAGCGCGCTCTACCTCAACTGCACGCTCAAGCGCTCGCCCGAGGTCAGCAACACCGAGGGGCTGATCGAGCGCAGCCGGTCCGTCATGGAGGCGCAGGGGGTGACGACCTCCCTGGTGCGGGCCGTCGACCTGGACATCGCGACCGGGGTGTGGCCGGACATGACGGAGCACGGCTGGGAGTCGGACGCGTGGCCCGCGCTGTACGAGCGGGTGATGGCCGCCGACATCCTCGTGCTGTGCGGGCCGATCTGGCTCGGCGACAACAGCTCCGTGATGAAGCGGGTGATCGAGCGGCTCTACGCCTGTTCCAGCCTCCTCAACAGCGCCGGGCAGTACGCGTACTACGGCCGGGTCGGCGGATGTCTGATCACCGGCAACGAGGACGGCGTGAAGCACTGTGCGATGAACGTCCTCTACAGCCTCCAGCATCTGGGGTACACGGTGCCGCCGCAGGCGGACGCGGGCTGGATCGGCCCGGCGGGCCCCGGCCCCTCCTATCTGGACCCGGGATCGGGCGGCCCCGAGAACGACTTCACCAACCGCAACACCACGTTCATGGCCTGGAACCTGATGCATGTCGCCGGTCTGCTCAAGCGGGCGGGAGGCATCCCGGCCCACGGCAACCAGCGCTCGGCGTGGGACGCGGGCTGCCAGCCGGACCTCCCGAACCCCGAGCACCGCTGA
- a CDS encoding RNA polymerase sigma factor SigF — protein sequence MRTDPVEATTTYTTHDVAEELPFPEVPHAVPPRDARALSKVFLRELAAREEGTEGHQYVRNTLIEMNMSLVVYAAGRFRARGDEREDILQVGMVGLIKAIDRFDLSREVEFATFAVPYIVGEIKRFFRDTTWAVHVPRRLQEARVELAKATDELSSRLGRAPRTSELAPAMDLTEDEVIEAQVAANGYHSTSLDATFAGGDSDEEDAALGDLIGREDPALALFEEFHTLAPLVEALAPRDRLLLHLRFVEELTQTEIGERLGVSQMHVSRLLARNLDRLRDGMAEDGGEG from the coding sequence GTGCGGACCGATCCGGTCGAGGCGACGACGACGTACACGACGCACGACGTGGCCGAGGAACTGCCCTTTCCCGAGGTCCCGCACGCGGTGCCACCCCGGGACGCGCGCGCCCTGTCGAAGGTGTTCCTCCGGGAACTGGCGGCGCGGGAGGAGGGCACCGAAGGGCACCAGTACGTCCGGAACACCCTCATAGAGATGAACATGTCGCTGGTCGTGTACGCGGCGGGGCGGTTCCGGGCGCGCGGCGACGAGCGGGAGGACATCCTCCAGGTCGGAATGGTCGGTCTCATCAAGGCGATCGACCGCTTCGACCTGTCGCGCGAGGTGGAGTTCGCGACCTTCGCCGTGCCGTACATCGTCGGCGAGATCAAGCGCTTCTTCCGCGACACCACCTGGGCCGTGCACGTTCCGCGCCGTCTCCAGGAGGCGCGGGTGGAGCTGGCCAAGGCGACCGACGAGCTGAGTTCACGGCTGGGCAGGGCTCCGCGCACCTCCGAGCTGGCGCCGGCCATGGACCTGACCGAGGACGAGGTGATCGAGGCCCAGGTCGCCGCCAACGGCTATCACTCCACGTCCCTGGACGCCACGTTCGCCGGCGGCGACAGCGACGAGGAGGACGCCGCGCTGGGTGATCTCATCGGCCGCGAGGACCCGGCGCTCGCGCTCTTCGAGGAGTTCCACACCCTCGCCCCGCTCGTGGAGGCCCTCGCCCCGCGCGACCGCCTGCTGCTGCACCTGCGTTTCGTGGAGGAACTCACCCAGACGGAGATCGGCGAGCGGCTCGGCGTCTCCCAGATGCATGTCTCCCGGCTGCTCGCCCGCAACCTGGACCGCCTGCGGGACGGCATGGCCGAGGACGGCGGCGAGGGCTGA
- a CDS encoding N-formylglutamate amidohydrolase, with product MTSRSYDVLAGAPDSPVLLHVPHSSRVIPPDVRDGILLGDEELDRELDHITDAHTAEIAAVAAAAAGASPWRFVNRLSRLVVDPERFPDEREEMLAVGMGAVYTRTTHRAPLRPTGFDPAPLIDRYFTPYAEGMAAAVAERLEATGRAVIIDVHSYPTGPLPYELHGEGPRPPVCLGTDAFHTPPALLDAAREAFGGFGGLATDTPFSGTYVPLPYYGRDPRVGALMIEIRRDVYMSEPGGAPGPRARDLGSALAALVDAVPPHPSA from the coding sequence ATGACCTCACGCTCGTACGACGTCCTCGCCGGCGCCCCGGACTCTCCCGTCCTGCTCCATGTCCCGCACTCCTCCCGGGTGATACCCCCGGACGTGCGCGACGGCATCCTGCTCGGCGACGAGGAACTGGACCGCGAGCTCGACCACATCACCGACGCCCACACGGCGGAGATCGCGGCCGTGGCGGCGGCGGCCGCCGGCGCGAGCCCCTGGCGGTTCGTCAACCGGCTGTCCCGGCTGGTCGTCGACCCCGAGCGGTTCCCCGACGAGCGGGAGGAGATGCTGGCCGTCGGAATGGGCGCGGTGTACACGCGGACCACGCACCGGGCCCCGCTCCGCCCCACCGGGTTCGACCCGGCACCGTTGATCGACCGGTACTTCACGCCGTACGCCGAGGGCATGGCCGCCGCCGTGGCGGAGCGGCTGGAGGCGACGGGGCGGGCCGTGATCATCGACGTCCACTCGTACCCGACCGGGCCGCTGCCGTACGAACTGCACGGCGAGGGGCCCCGCCCGCCGGTCTGCCTCGGCACGGACGCCTTCCACACCCCGCCGGCCCTGCTGGACGCGGCACGGGAGGCGTTCGGCGGGTTCGGCGGCCTGGCGACGGACACGCCCTTCTCCGGGACGTACGTACCGCTGCCGTACTACGGCAGGGATCCGCGGGTCGGCGCGCTCATGATCGAGATCCGGCGTGACGTCTACATGAGCGAGCCGGGCGGCGCGCCGGGGCCGCGGGCGAGGGACCTCGGGTCGGCCCTGGCGGCGCTCGTCGACGCCGTGCCGCCGCACCCGTCGGCGTAG